The sequence below is a genomic window from Sphingobacterium sp. ML3W.
CCCACTCATCCGCACCACCTTCAAATTGTTTTTCGCCAATGACCAAGTCTAGATCATTTAAGCTTTCAGAAAGTAAATCTTGTCCGATTCCGCCGATTCTTTTGTAGGCCCGATCTTCTTGATTGAATCCTGCCATTACGGTCAAATGATGATCCGCAAAATCTTTTTTATAAGTAGCAAATACATTGATAAAATGCCATGCATATTTACTCATACTTTCTCGCAGTTTATCTTGATTTAACTGCGAAAGAGAAGACAGCTCCATTACTCCTGGATATTTGGAGTAAAATTGCTTCGTCTGTCTGTAGGAATAATCAGATCTATACTCACGGTAGGAATAGTTACCGGTAACACTCAGACCTTTGCCAAGCTTAACAACCGCTTCTGTCATATTGGTAAACTCAGTACCGCGGGTGTACCCTTTCATATTGCCACTTTCAAGGGCATTGTGCAGCCCATAACCGATTGGATAACTATTGATCCCTGAATAGCCTGTTAATGTCCCATCAGGATTGCGTGGAACATACATGGCATGATAATGATAGGTTGGACTGTTACTGACATTATTAGCAACCGTACTAAAATTATTTTCCAATCCTGCCCAATCATAAGATGATTTAAAAAAGTGAGTACTGTTGCTTATAGTCAACCATTTTTTAACATCACTGGCGATATTAGCTCGTAAATTATATCTCCCAAACTGATCAGGATCAATATTAAAAATACCCTGTTCACTAGCTTTTGATCCGGACAGTGCATATCTGGTATTTCCTGTAGACCCAGAGAACGAAAGGTTATGTTCACTCTTTGGTCTAGTTTCATCATATAGGTAATTGAACCAATTAAAATTGCCATAATAGCGATTTATATCCTGGCCACTTGCATCTTTTTTAACAACGACCCAAGGACGATCAGGATTTTCTACTTTATCATTGACTCTAGCTAATAACTCTTCATAATCCTCATCGGTGTATCGTGTGGTACGATATCCCAACGCATTGTACATCGCATCATCATTGAGTTTGGCATTCCAATATCCACTGGTTATAAAGTCTGTATTAGTAGCATGTTTGGTAAATCCGATGTTATTACTATAATCAATAGTAGATTTACCATCTTTCCCTCCCTTCTTAGTGGTTACTAACACCACTCCAAATGCTCCACGTGCCCCGTATACTGCAGCTGCGGAAGCATCTTTTAATACCGTCACCGATTCCACATCATTTGGATTTACGCGATCTAATGTACCTAATATACCATCGATAAGGATCAGTGGACTTCCACCATTAATGGAGGTATTACCACGTATATTTACAGTTCCACTGTTTCCGGGTTTTCCAGATCCAAATACAATATTTAAATTTGGAATACTTCCCTGCAATGCCTGTGTTAATTGGGTGACGGGTCTATCCTCAAATTCTTTACCTGATATTTGACTAACTGCTCCAGTCAAATTGACACGCTTTTGCTCTCCGTAACCAACCACAACAACTTCATCCATCGCTGTAATCGCAGGATTCATATAAACAATCAAATCTGACTGATTATTTACAGTGATTTCCTGCGGTTGGAAACCTACAATTGAAAATTGCAATTGTACATTATTACCTGACAATTGAATTTCAAATTGTCCGGTTTCAGAACTACCGGTTTTATTTGACGTACCCTTTTCGGAAACCGTTACATTACCTAATGGTTGACCAGCTGCATCTAAAATTTTCCCCTTAATTTTACGTTGTTGGACAAGTTCTACAGGAACTGAAATTCCAGTTGAGATAGCAGTCATCGGCAATGCTTTACTCAACACTACATTATTATCAACAATCTTATATTTGATCTGATACTTGACTAGAATATCTTTCAGTACAGTTTCAAATGGTACGTTACGATAATTGATATCTATTCTTTTTGTATTGGAAACGAGCGATTCTTTATACAGAATATTGAAACCACTTTGCTTTTGTAAATCTTTTAGTAGCGTCTCCAGTTTAACATTTTGCTTCTTCATGTTTATACCCTGACCATAAGTAAGGGCGCTCACGTGTAAAGCTGTGGCAAATAATAATGGCAGTGCGATTGACAATTTCATAGCCAATGGGTTAATGGTGAAGGTTTGCCTAAAATCCATAGGCATTCCACACCGATTTTTTTTGTACTTTTGCATACGGTTGATATTGATTTTATACTGTTAAGATTTATTCGGCCTCTGTCTTTTTAAAAGACAAAACTTCAGGGGCGGTCGCAACGCTCCTGAAATTTTTCACATATGTCATTATTTCATTACATAAATTCTCCTTCCTTTTAATTGGAAATGTATACCTCCCACCAACTCAATAGTTTGAAGTAGTCGATTAATATCTTCGTATTTGGAAATTGTTCCAGAGAATTGAAAATCGGTCAATTGATCTTTAAATATAACTTCAACATCATACCATCTACTTATCGTTGCCATCACTTCTTCAATTGCTATTTTTTCAAAAGCAAATTTCCCATCTTTCCAAGCAGAAAAATAAAAAGGGTCAACTTGTATTTTCTTTACGCGCTGATCAGCACTATTAAATGTGGTTTGTTCGTCAGGTAATAAATACTGTTCTTCTTGACTACCATCCTTAAAGTTCAATTTCACTTTACCCTCTAATAATGTGGTGACAATATTTTGTCCATAATTTTGCAAATTGAAGACTGTACCTAGTACTTCCAATTTTTGAGCTCCCGTATGGATGATAAATGGTACGCGTTTTCCTTGATAAATTTGTTTCGCAATTTCAAAATAGGCCTCACCAGTCATTTCAATCTCCCGGATCTGTTTATTGAATTGAACAGGATATCGAAGGACTGTCTTAGCATTTAACCAAACCCTTGTCCCATCTGGTAAATTTAATTTATACTCCCCCCCTCCAGGTGTCACAATGGTATTGTATACCAATTTTGACACTTCATTGCTTGGATATTTTGCGCGATAAGATATGGAACCATCTGCAGTTTTTACAATTTCAAAATCGCCATTATCGATAACAGTATCACCTTTAATTTTTTCCAAGTCAATGCGTGATCCATTCTCTAAAATAATTTGGGCTTTATTTGTACCTGGTAAAACTTCCATCTCCGCATCTACAATTTGGTTATATGCTAAATTATCAGTCTTATTATGCTCATTCCAAATTAGGAAAGCTACTATTCCGACCAATAACATTACTGCTGCAGCTACTATGCTCTTAATTATTTTTATTTTGGAAGATGAATGATTTGGTATATCGGTTAAAACATCTTTTACGCGCTCATCATTTTTTATTTTGAAAAATAAAAAAGCTGAATCGGGTTCTTTAAAAGAAGTATTCTCATCCAATTCTTCTTCCATCAGCTGTTCCCAAGCTTCCAAAAACTCTGGATCTTCAAAATACTTGGCAAAATTTTCCTTCGCAGTTCCTTCAAGGGACCCTGCATAGAATTGACGGATAAGTTTTTTATAAGCTTCTACTTTGGACATCTTGTATTTATTGTACGCTATGATATTAATCGCACTAAAATGAAAGATGGACTAGTCAAAAGATGTTTTTTATAAAAAATATAAAAAATAAGATATTTTCTAGCCTTAAACGGACAAAATGATAAGCAGCAACAAGGTGATTCCGTACCGTATTTTTTGAAATCCCGATTTTATCTGATATCTCAGAATAACTGAGTTCATCAATCTTACTCATCCGAAAAATAAGCTGCTGTTGCGCGGGCAATTGATTAACTATAGTATCTAAAAACACAATCAAATCCTTATCTTCAATCTGTTTTCCCAACTGATCATGTGCTTCGTCCCATTGCGAGTACTGAGTTAATTGAAACCGTTGACGAACGACTTCTTTTCTAAATGCAGAAATAGCCATTCTTTTTGCAACGATAAATAGAAAAGGATAAATTGCTTGAACATCTGGTATATCATGACGCTTGACAAAGAGTTGAATAAAGACTTCCTGTAATATCTCTTCAGCATCAATATGGGAAGGACAAAGTCTACATAATCTTTGGAATAAGATGGGCTTGTAATATTCGAAAATCTTATAGAAAGCACGTTCATCTCCTAATTTAAAGCGATTAAACTCATCTAAACTACACGAAATTCCTTTCACATCCATTATAATATGACTCTTGGGTTATTTTTGGTTAAAGTAACGAAACTGATATTAAATCTATATAAATATAAGGTTATATCAAAATGAAATTATATCATTACATCCCAAATTGTCATTTATTTTGCATTCGAAATTACCATTTATATTATTCCATGTAAAGAGATACCCAGGGGACTCCATTACATGGGATACTATTTATAATCATCTCTATATATACGCTTACTGACCGTGCAAAAATGATCGTTTACCGAGTTTCTCTCCTCGTCCACCTATTTTCAATAATCGCTGAAAATATATAGTACTACTTTTGAATCATAAACAAATACATAAATTGATTTAACATGAAAACTAAAACAAACTTCGAAATCAATAGCAAAACAATCACAAATGTTTTTCAAAGAGCATTTGATTCGCTAAAAAATTCCAAATTAAAGATTACTTCTAGTATTGGAAAAGTATACATCCATATTTCACTACTATTGGCAATAGTTATTGGTATTATATTTCCTGTAGCTCTTATCATATTAGCCATATTAACAGTATTTTCAAAGCTTACTATTTCTATTGAACAAGAAGTAGAACAACCATCGCAAAGTAACAAAATCATAGAATTGAAATAATTAAGAATGAAATCAATAGCGTGCACCTAGCTATTGATTTCATCTTTTATCAGAGATTACGAGGTGCCAATCAACGATTGTACCTTCATAATATGGTTTTCCATTTTTTCGTTATTCCCTATCTGCATTAATTGTGTTATTGGTATCGAATAGTTTATTTATTCTGGGTTGAATAATCCATATCCCTATGGGAAAAAACCAAATTAGAAAAAACTCTCCCGCACAATCGTTAAAGGTTACAGTCCTTTGAAACTCAACAGCCTTGAGTGCTTTTGCATTAAAATAAAGGCAATAAAAAATACAGTACATAGAGAATAAATGGAGTGGAATTATTAAAACAAAAATTGCGAGATTTGGATGTTCGCCTACAGAAATGTCAAATATACCACCGAACATAAACACGGAGAAGAATAACATATACACAAGAGGAATAAAAACAAAAATCTTAAACTTAGTCAAGTTCATCTTCGCTGTCTTTGGAAGTTTCCTATGAAGACTTGTTCCAAGAGTATATAGCCACCCGAAAAAAAGCCCCATAACTAAAATAAGCAGAATTGGAAACGCGGTAGAAATAAATGTTAGGTTGCTACCTGTCAACATGTAACCTATTGTGATGAGCTGTAAAATCATTGGAAGTCCCACTAGAAGTCCGAAAAGTTGCCAGTGTTTTAGTGTCAGAAGTTTTGTCATCTTACTTTTTATTTAAATTATTATTTGCTTGTGCTACGTACGAATTAATTGCTAGTCGTTACGAGCTTTGCATTCGAGAGGGCTTCATAAGATTTCCTCAAAATTTTATTGAGAACATGGAACCTAGTTGACCGCAAAATCGTCTCGACATACGAAAAACACTCATTTCAAATGTACTATCAATTTTAATCTTTCTCTTCATTGCATAACTAGCATTTAAATTGGCTAGCGTCTATGAGTTTATAGAGGGAGATAAAATTCTGGTTAAAATTTTAAGCGAAAATTGTTTTGTAAAAAGTATGGTTCACTGGCTGATGCAAAAACAGTTTAAGTAGTTGTCAAGATAGAAAAATATGCTATGCTTACTAATTTGAAATAAATATTTTCTTCTTTGCAATATCTATGGTCAAAACTTTACCTAACCAATCTATACTAGTTTTGCCTTCATATATCAACCCCTCAACAAAGGCAATGTCTAACTCTTCTAGTTGTAGTTGTTTATCTACTGTATTTAATTTTGCTAGTTTCCCGTGTAATATATATTTTGCTTATTAAAGTCGCTTGTAATGGGGACGGGGTTAAAATCTGCTTTATTTAATGCCAACGGTTCCAAAAATTTGGAACTGAACCAATATGAATTTTTCCCAGCTCCGCTATCCAATAAAGTTTGGATTATCAAGGAGTCGTTCAGTTGCACATAGGTAAAGATATCAATAGCTTTCCCTGCGTAATCTCCTACCTGAATATCGATACTTTTTTCATTTTTTGTCGACTTATCAAAAAGGATTGTATTGTTGATATAATCAATAGTAATTGCTGTTTTTCGAAAAGGTTGTAATGAAATCAGACCGTCTATGTCTCCTGCTTCTAGATCTATAATAGCATATTGTTGATTGTCAAAGTCTTTATTATTGATTTTAACACTTTTCGCATTGTACAAGTCAAGGTTAACTTGTTCTCCAGTGGCTCTGTGCCCAACAAAAAAATTGTTTGTTTTTTGATTTTTTAATTTTTGAGAAAAGTTAAAAAAAAGAACATTTAACCCTGCCCCTGTGTCAAAGATAAATTTCCCTTCTACATCATTTATTTTAGCTTTAATGATAATATGTCCGCTTTTGTTGATTTCGAAAGGAATCTGTGCATTCATTTTTGTAGAAAAAAATAAAAGTATAATAAGTCCAATTATTGTAACAATCTTTTTTTTCATTGCCGCCTTTTTAAATTACTATTAATGTTTTGTTTTGCCTAACGGCTGATAATTGGAATACGTTAGCTCAAATAAAAATTGAATTAATGTTTAAATTTTGGAGATAGCTTCGCCCTCTTTAGTATTTATTAGCCTTCGGAGTAATCAAGCACAATAAGATTTATTTACTATAGATAATTAAAATTGTTCCCTTCTTTACAAACTGTTAAAGCCTTATATTTAGATATATAAATATAATAAAAAATTTATAGATTAAATATAATGACTTATAATCTAATCAAAATTAAGGATAGCGCGGTATTACTAAAATACATAGAACCGTATATTTTGAACAATCGGATACCTCGAATTCGTAGTTTTACATAATTTTTAAGTTATAGTCTACGCAAATGACGGATACTAATCGAAATTAAGTGAGTTCAGTGATCTAGTATTGCTCATTCCAGTTAATTGGATATCGTAATGAACGTATTGCACCAAACTAGGAAAATCGGTAGCTTCCTTCTTAACACTAACTGTATTTACAAAAACATCATTCAGTGAGGAAGGTTGTAAAACACTGTGCACACTATGATTTTCACTCAGTAATATGGTTTCAATTGAATGGTCTGTATAAAATATACCACTTTTAAAATAATTATATCGATTTAGCAAAATATTATATAAATTTATATGCATTAATAACCAATCCATAAATTTAATACACATGCAAGCATTTTCAAGAAGAAATTTCTTAAAAACCTTAGCGGTTGCTACTTCGACCCCCCTATTGATATCAGCTTCACTCACGACATTGCAAGAAGATAAGGGAGCTTTTATCGATAAACTATTACCAGCTCCAAAATTAGGAGGATTTTCCATGGACGACCATTGGGTATGGGATCCATCGGTAATCAAAGGCGAAGATGGTCGTTATCATATGTTTGCATCAGCATGGAGCAAAAAATATGGATTCGGTAATTGGGCTACTAATTCACAGGTTGTACGGGCAGTTTCTGACCGACCTGAAGGGCCTTATCATTTTGTTGAAGTTGTATTACCAGCACGTGGACGTCAATTCTTTGATGGACTTACCACTCATAACCCCCGGATTGTCAAGGCAGATGGCTATTATGTACTTTATTATTTCGGCAATACCTATGATCATCCGCAGCCAGCATATGATGAAGATGTTTGGGCCACAGGATTAGCTAAAGAAGCCTGGATGAACAAGCGCATCGGAATGGCCTATTCCAAATCCATCAAAGGGCCATGGATCCGTGCGGACCAGCCCATGCTAAATCCCAGGAAAGGTAAGTGGGATGCCTCTATCACGTCCAACCCCTCTCCTGTCGTATTACCCGACGGATCCGTCTATTTACTTTATAAATCATCGCCCTTTAACTACGATCCCCCCTTATTATTGGGTGCAGCAAAAGCCTCCAGTTTCAAAGGGCCCTTTGAAAGGCTGTCCGACAATCCTATTTTCTCGTTCCACACCAAAGAGAAGCATGATAATGATGTGGAAGACCCATTCGTATGGTGGAATGGTAAAGAATATGAGTTGATTATGAAAGATCGATTTGGACATATTTGTGGAGAAGAAGGCGGTGGTATACATGCTTTTTCAACCGACGGTGTCTCTTGGCGCTTAGCTGATCAGGTAAAAGCATATTCCAAAAAGATTCTTTGGGATGATGGATCAACTACTATCCAAGCTAATTTTGAGCGTCCTTTTCTATTATTTGAAAATGGAAAAGCTACACACCTTTTTGCCGCCACAGGATCAGGAAGTGGTCCC
It includes:
- a CDS encoding TonB-dependent receptor, which translates into the protein MKLSIALPLLFATALHVSALTYGQGINMKKQNVKLETLLKDLQKQSGFNILYKESLVSNTKRIDINYRNVPFETVLKDILVKYQIKYKIVDNNVVLSKALPMTAISTGISVPVELVQQRKIKGKILDAAGQPLGNVTVSEKGTSNKTGSSETGQFEIQLSGNNVQLQFSIVGFQPQEITVNNQSDLIVYMNPAITAMDEVVVVGYGEQKRVNLTGAVSQISGKEFEDRPVTQLTQALQGSIPNLNIVFGSGKPGNSGTVNIRGNTSINGGSPLILIDGILGTLDRVNPNDVESVTVLKDASAAAVYGARGAFGVVLVTTKKGGKDGKSTIDYSNNIGFTKHATNTDFITSGYWNAKLNDDAMYNALGYRTTRYTDEDYEELLARVNDKVENPDRPWVVVKKDASGQDINRYYGNFNWFNYLYDETRPKSEHNLSFSGSTGNTRYALSGSKASEQGIFNIDPDQFGRYNLRANIASDVKKWLTISNSTHFFKSSYDWAGLENNFSTVANNVSNSPTYHYHAMYVPRNPDGTLTGYSGINSYPIGYGLHNALESGNMKGYTRGTEFTNMTEAVVKLGKGLSVTGNYSYREYRSDYSYRQTKQFYSKYPGVMELSSLSQLNQDKLRESMSKYAWHFINVFATYKKDFADHHLTVMAGFNQEDRAYKRIGGIGQDLLSESLNDLDLVIGEKQFEGGADEWAIRGGFYRLNYDYLGKYLLEVSGRYDGTSRFPKHSRFGFFPSFSAGWRISEEKFFQPLKNTINNLKVRYSYGSLGNQEVSTYAYISSMGTGQISYLVNGQKLNVANNPAPVVPTLTWEEITTSNLGLDFSMFNNRLDFQSDIYVRQTKGMLSRGKTQPAVFGAAEPKENAADLKTKGFEVSLLWKDQFAVAGKAFHYSVRGMLSDYQAEITKFANDAGLLNNYYTGQKLGEIWGYKYDGFFKSTEEAQAYAQTVNQDQINRRRVQAPTADLRMLQAGDIKILDLNGDGIINAGDNTLNNPGDRTILGNDQPRYSYGLNLSANWNGIDASIFLQGVGRQNWYPNLEAQAFWSVYARPYDSFIPADFQDKIWSPENTDSYFPFLRGYTAQNSELSVANDMYIQDIAYLKLRNLTVGYTLPVSLTERVHINKLRVFFSGENLHTWTKLETDYIDPEQVMTDNTGRSYPVGRVFSFGVQVSL
- a CDS encoding FecR family protein produces the protein MSKVEAYKKLIRQFYAGSLEGTAKENFAKYFEDPEFLEAWEQLMEEELDENTSFKEPDSAFLFFKIKNDERVKDVLTDIPNHSSSKIKIIKSIVAAAVMLLVGIVAFLIWNEHNKTDNLAYNQIVDAEMEVLPGTNKAQIILENGSRIDLEKIKGDTVIDNGDFEIVKTADGSISYRAKYPSNEVSKLVYNTIVTPGGGEYKLNLPDGTRVWLNAKTVLRYPVQFNKQIREIEMTGEAYFEIAKQIYQGKRVPFIIHTGAQKLEVLGTVFNLQNYGQNIVTTLLEGKVKLNFKDGSQEEQYLLPDEQTTFNSADQRVKKIQVDPFYFSAWKDGKFAFEKIAIEEVMATISRWYDVEVIFKDQLTDFQFSGTISKYEDINRLLQTIELVGGIHFQLKGRRIYVMK
- a CDS encoding RNA polymerase sigma factor, with amino-acid sequence MDVKGISCSLDEFNRFKLGDERAFYKIFEYYKPILFQRLCRLCPSHIDAEEILQEVFIQLFVKRHDIPDVQAIYPFLFIVAKRMAISAFRKEVVRQRFQLTQYSQWDEAHDQLGKQIEDKDLIVFLDTIVNQLPAQQQLIFRMSKIDELSYSEISDKIGISKNTVRNHLVAAYHFVRLRLENILFFIFFIKNIF
- a CDS encoding aspartyl protease family protein produces the protein MKKKIVTIIGLIILLFFSTKMNAQIPFEINKSGHIIIKAKINDVEGKFIFDTGAGLNVLFFNFSQKLKNQKTNNFFVGHRATGEQVNLDLYNAKSVKINNKDFDNQQYAIIDLEAGDIDGLISLQPFRKTAITIDYINNTILFDKSTKNEKSIDIQVGDYAGKAIDIFTYVQLNDSLIIQTLLDSGAGKNSYWFSSKFLEPLALNKADFNPVPITSDFNKQNIYYTGN
- a CDS encoding glycoside hydrolase family protein; its protein translation is MQAFSRRNFLKTLAVATSTPLLISASLTTLQEDKGAFIDKLLPAPKLGGFSMDDHWVWDPSVIKGEDGRYHMFASAWSKKYGFGNWATNSQVVRAVSDRPEGPYHFVEVVLPARGRQFFDGLTTHNPRIVKADGYYVLYYFGNTYDHPQPAYDEDVWATGLAKEAWMNKRIGMAYSKSIKGPWIRADQPMLNPRKGKWDASITSNPSPVVLPDGSVYLLYKSSPFNYDPPLLLGAAKASSFKGPFERLSDNPIFSFHTKEKHDNDVEDPFVWWNGKEYELIMKDRFGHICGEEGGGIHAFSTDGVSWRLADQVKAYSKKILWDDGSTTIQANFERPFLLFENGKATHLFAATGSGSGPYQFDKTWNMVIPLKE